One stretch of Bacillota bacterium DNA includes these proteins:
- the mreB gene encoding rod shape-determining protein MreB — MLGLVSDIGIDLGTASIIVFVKGKGIVLREPSVVAMDRDTRKILAIGTEARKMIGRTPGNIVAIRPLREGVIADYDITEAMLKHFLAQVCGRRALVRPRIMVCVPSGVTSFEKKAVLEAAQQAGAGKAFVIEEPLAAALGACLDISKPSASMVVDIGGGTTDIAVLSLGGIVLSESLRIGGDKMDEAISRYMKREHNLAIGERTAEEIKISVGTACPGSREVNMEVRGRDLVTGMPKTVPVYSSEVAKAISECLTAILDGVHRVLEKTPPEMSADIMDKGIVLTGGGALLDGLDSLLVKATGVPVHIADDPISCVAMGTGKALEYSEVYQDHLKVLERVL, encoded by the coding sequence ATGTTGGGGCTGGTTTCAGACATTGGTATTGACTTAGGGACTGCCAGCATTATCGTCTTCGTCAAGGGTAAGGGGATCGTGCTGAGAGAGCCCTCTGTGGTGGCCATGGATAGGGACACCCGGAAGATACTGGCCATAGGGACTGAGGCCAGGAAGATGATCGGGAGGACCCCTGGTAACATCGTGGCAATCAGGCCGTTGCGCGAGGGCGTCATAGCCGACTATGATATCACCGAGGCCATGTTGAAGCACTTCCTGGCCCAGGTTTGCGGAAGGCGAGCACTCGTGAGGCCCAGGATCATGGTGTGCGTCCCTTCGGGTGTGACCTCATTCGAAAAGAAGGCCGTTCTGGAAGCCGCCCAGCAGGCAGGGGCCGGGAAGGCCTTCGTCATTGAAGAACCGCTGGCAGCGGCGCTTGGAGCCTGCCTGGATATCTCGAAGCCCAGCGCCAGTATGGTGGTGGACATCGGGGGGGGGACCACGGATATTGCCGTCCTCTCGCTGGGCGGGATCGTGCTCTCAGAGTCCCTGCGGATCGGGGGAGACAAGATGGACGAGGCGATTTCCCGTTACATGAAGCGGGAGCACAACTTGGCCATCGGGGAGCGCACGGCGGAGGAGATCAAGATAAGCGTTGGCACTGCCTGTCCAGGGAGCCGGGAGGTCAACATGGAGGTGCGTGGCCGGGATCTGGTCACCGGAATGCCCAAGACCGTTCCGGTGTACTCTTCCGAGGTAGCAAAGGCCATATCCGAGTGTCTCACGGCCATCCTGGACGGCGTTCACCGGGTACTGGAGAAGACACCCCCGGAAATGTCCGCAGACATCATGGACAAGGGTATCGTCCTGACTGGTGGTGGCGCGTTGCTGGACGGTCTAGACAGTCTACTCGTCAAGGCAACCGGGGTTCCGGTGCACATCGCGGACGACCCCATATCCTGCGTTGCCATGGGAACCGGCAAGGCCCTGGAGTACTCTGAGGTATACCAGGACCACCTTAAGGTTCTTGAGCGGGTTCTCTAG
- the spoIIID gene encoding sporulation transcriptional regulator SpoIIID: protein MKDLIWERAVEVGRHIVRTGCTVREAAAVFGISKSTVHKDVTERLPRFHPELASQVKAVLELNKAERHIRGGEATKKKYTARKEHLPPDRG from the coding sequence GTGAAGGACCTTATATGGGAGAGGGCGGTAGAAGTAGGGCGCCACATCGTGCGCACTGGCTGCACTGTCCGGGAGGCCGCGGCCGTATTTGGCATCTCCAAAAGCACCGTTCACAAGGACGTCACCGAGAGGCTCCCGCGTTTCCATCCCGAACTTGCCAGCCAGGTCAAGGCTGTGCTGGAACTGAACAAGGCCGAGAGGCACATACGAGGCGGCGAAGCCACCAAGAAAAAGTACACAGCCAGAAAGGAGCATCTACCACCAGATAGAGGATAA
- the flgF gene encoding flagellar basal-body rod protein FlgF translates to MIRGIYFSARGMIAEKQRLDMSSNNLANAQTSGFKREFPLFSSSGQVDIWRVNDTPGVTLLSRGAGPLPAPVGFMTTGSRLEGSLTDHSQGGLVETGNPLDLALEGPGYFAVETPGGVRYTRSGAFVMDGAGYLVTSQGFRVLGESGPLRMQQGEVSVDKEGNVRSGNTQIGRFHTVDFQDPLGLERQGDSLFAATERSGPATLARDARVRQGYLEGANVNALKEMVEIITIMRAYESNQKALQAQDEALGKAIDQVARLY, encoded by the coding sequence TTGATTAGAGGGATATACTTCTCCGCCAGGGGAATGATCGCGGAGAAGCAACGGCTGGATATGAGCTCCAATAACCTTGCGAACGCCCAGACATCCGGTTTCAAGCGGGAGTTCCCGTTGTTCTCCAGTTCTGGCCAGGTAGACATCTGGAGGGTCAATGACACTCCAGGCGTTACCTTGCTTTCGCGAGGAGCAGGCCCGCTCCCGGCGCCGGTGGGTTTCATGACTACTGGCTCTCGCCTGGAGGGCAGTCTCACGGACCATTCTCAGGGTGGGCTCGTGGAGACAGGGAACCCTCTGGATCTTGCGCTGGAGGGGCCAGGCTACTTCGCTGTTGAGACTCCCGGAGGTGTCCGCTATACCAGGAGTGGTGCCTTTGTGATGGACGGGGCAGGCTACCTGGTAACATCCCAGGGATTCCGCGTTCTGGGGGAATCAGGGCCCTTGAGGATGCAGCAGGGCGAGGTGAGCGTGGACAAGGAGGGCAATGTGAGGTCCGGGAACACCCAGATAGGCAGGTTCCATACCGTAGACTTCCAGGATCCGCTGGGACTGGAGAGGCAAGGGGATTCGCTGTTCGCCGCAACTGAGCGCTCAGGCCCGGCGACGCTGGCCAGGGATGCCCGGGTAAGACAGGGTTACCTAGAGGGTGCCAATGTGAACGCCCTGAAGGAAATGGTGGAGATAATCACCATTATGAGGGCCTACGAATCCAACCAGAAGGCGCTCCAGGCCCAGGATGAAGCGCTGGGCAAGGCCATTGATCAAGTGGCCAGACTCTACTAG